DNA from Candidatus Gastranaerophilales bacterium:
TGTGATTTGGAATACGCCCATTTTTACATCTTTGATTTTGCCTACTCTGTTGTGATTAGCTTTTAGCATTGCTTTGGCTCTGTTTTTTGAGTCAAGAGTAGCTTCTTCGAGCAATTTTACTTTTAAGTCCGCCATTTTTGAATATTGATATTCAGGTGGATTTGAAGTAAGTTCAATGTCTTGAGCAGAGAGTGCTTGCACGGCTGTTGACAAATTTTTGATTAAATTAACATCATTCGATGTGACTTTGATGTTTTGATAATAATTATAATAAGCAATATCATTAGTTGTATTGCCTGTTTTAGGGTCATTTCTGTATGTAGGATAATTCGATGCAGGCAAAATGTCGATTTGCTCTTTGGTTATGCCCTTTGATATTAAATAATTCGTTACAACAGGAATATCTTTTTGCATTTTGCTATAAGCATTTGCAATTGTTGCTCCACGTGTGTTTATTTGTATAGTCCAAGCGGCAGAGTCTGATTTGACAATCTCATAAGCCGAGCCCGTTACATATATGCCGTCTTTTTTTATGTTGTTTGAAATAATCATAGAACAAAAAATGAGCCCAAAAGCAATAATAATACCGACTATAGTAATTTGAAAATCTTTGATTTTTTCCAACATTGATATCTCCATTTAAACAATATAAAGTCCAATTATAACAGATTGAATGAAGCTTTACAAGCCGGTTTCAGATATTTTAAACAAAAAATTGTTAAAAAATTTTTATTTGCTATTTACAATTAAATGTTTTTTGAGTAGTATATTATTACTCCTTGGAAGAGTGCCAGAGCGGTTTATCGGAGCGGTCTTGAAAACCGTCGTACGTGACGAGCGTACCGTGGGTTCGAATCCCACCTCTTCCTTTTTCCGGAGTTTAAGATTCTACCGGGGAAAGGGCAAGGTACATAGGCGTTTGTAGGACGCGGTTTTTAGTTTAAGCTTGTTCCTTTCATAACCTGTTATTTTCCCTAATTCGTAGAGAGAGTCCTCTGAATCTTAAAGTTCTCCAACGAAAGGCTGTTTTTCCCTGACTTTTAGCGGATAAGAGTGCACTTTGGAGCCGATTCACTTAACGTAGGAATGTGTATTTATGAGCAATGATTTAAGAAGAACCTTGAGTTTGCAAGATTCTATCTCTATGGTAGCCGGAAATATGATTGGTTGCGGGATTTTTCTCGTCTCCGCTGAAACGGCTCGAATAGTACAGTCCTCTTGGATGTTGCTTATTGTTTGGCTTACTGCCGGGCTCGTTTCTTTAATCGGGGCTTTGGCTTACGGTGAATTGGCCGCTAATATCACTGAAGAGGGCGGTCAGTATATGTATTTGAAAAAAATATATAATGACCTTACGGCTTTTTCTTATGGCTGGACGTTGTTCCTTGTTATTCAAACAGGTTCTATCGCCGCTATTTGTTTAGCGTTTGCAAAATTCTTAGGAATTTTGGTGCCTTTTATCAGTTCCACCCACATATTGTTTTCAATCGGTGCGTTCCACTTATCTTCTGTTCAAGTGATTGCAATGTTTATTTGTATAATGCTCACATATATTAACTCTCGAGGCGTTGAATACGGCGTTTTGACTCAAAATCTGTTCACGGTGACAAAAATCTTATCTTTGATTGCCATTGTTGTTTGCGGAATATTCTTCGGAATGAACTGGGACGTAATACATGCTAATTTTCCGCATGGGTGCACTCAAATGCATTTGGGCGACTTGAGAACTATCGCTACTGCCACTGTCGGGGCATTGTTTGCAGCTATAACTTGGAATAATCTGACTTTTATCGCAGGTGAAATTAAAGAACCTGAAAAAAATATCCCAAGAGCCATGGTTTATGGTGTTGGATTGGTCGTTATTTTGTACTTGTTAATAAACGCTGTATATGTTTATACCATTCCTTTAGATGCTATACAAAATGCACATGAAGACATTGTGGCTTCTGCTGTTATGGGTGCTATGTTTGGCAAAGTCGGTGAGGCTATTATTGCTGTTATCCTTATGATTTCAGCTTTTGGATGTGCAAACGGTATGATTATGACTGGTTCTCGTGTATATTATAAAATGGCAAAAGACAGATTGTTCTTTAGAGGATTGGCTGCTATTAACAGACATACAAAAGTTCCTGTAAATTCTCTATGGATGCAAGGTATGTGGATTTGCTGTTTAGTCCTTTTTGTTGGAGATTACAACCTTTTATTGGATTTCGTTATTTATATTAACTTGATATTCTACGCTATAACTACTTTCGGTATATTTGTCTACAGAAGAAAATTTGCAGATGAACCTAAAATTCTTACCGTAAATAACTTCTTCCCGATTACTTTTATTTCGGCAATTACATTTATCGTTGGATGTCTGACTTTGGATAAACCGACTTCAACTTTACCTGGTTTGTTGATTACTTTAGCCGGCTTCCCTGTTTATTATTTCTGGAGCCGTGCAAAAAATAAAAAAACAAAAGTATTGAATAAAAACAAACAAGACGCTATTATAGTTAATAAATAAAGTTTATTGTATTTGGAGTGATACCAATGTTAATAGAAGAATTACTTGAGGCTGCCGTCAACAAAGGGGCAAGTGACTTACATATATCAAACGGATTACCTCCCGTTATAAGAGTGGACGGTAATTTGCTTAGAATGGAGTATTCTGCATTAACTCCTGATGATGTCGAATCTCTCCTATTTCCGATGTTGAGTAACGAACAACGTAGAACCCTTGAACAAGTTTGGGAACTCGACCTCAGCTACGGTATTCACGGTTTGGGTCGTTTCCGTGTAAATATATATAAAGACAAAGGCTCTTATGCAGCTGCATTCAGAACAATTAATGCTGTTATTCCGTCGTTTGAATCTTTGGGGCTATCTCCTACGGTAAAAACTATTACAGAACGTCCTAGAGGCTTGATTTTGGTTACTGGACCTACCGGTAGTGGTAAATCTACAACTTTGGCGTCTATGATTGACCATATTAACGAGCAACGCTCCGAGCATATTTTGATTATTGAAGACCCGATTGAGTATGTCCATTATTCTAAAAAAAGCGTCGTTCACCAAAGAGAACTCGGGCAAGATACCCGTTCATTTGCAAATGCTTTGCGTTCTGCATTAAGAGAAGATCCTGACATTATACTTGTAGGTGAAATGCGGGACCTTGAAACGATAAGTTTGGCATTAACTGCCGCTGAAACAGGTCACTTGGTTATGGCAACTTTGCATACATCTTCTGCAAGTCAAACTATCGACCGTATTATTGATGTATTCCCTGAGGCTCAACAACAACAAGTTAGAGTCCAGCTATCAACTTCTTTGATTGCTGTTTTCTCTCAAACTTTGCTTCCAAGGCTTGATGATGACGGCGAATCAAAAAAAGGTCGTATAATGGCTCAAGAAATCATGGTCGTAAATACAGCTATTGCGAACCTTATCAGAGAAGGCAAAACAGCTCAAATATATTCTATGATGCAAACTGGGGCACAATTCGGTATGCAAACGCTCGAAACTGCTTTGAAAAACTTATATTTGCAAGGTTCTATTGATTTAGATGATGCTTTGGCTAAATCTCAAAGACCTGATGAGTTTAAGCGTTTAGCTAATTTAACTCGGTAAATTATAATAAAACAAAAGGGCTAATAACAAGTCGGCAACAAGTAGATAAACAGTTGCTTTAATTGCTGCTTCTGTTGTTGATATACCAACGTTTTTTGCTCCGCCTTCTGTTTGATAACCTTGTGTTGCACAAACCGTTGTTATGATAATTCCGAAAATTGCACCTTTAATAACGCTGATATAGATATCTCTTGTGTTTAACCATAACCACACAGAGTTCATATATCTATTGGGATGCAAGCCGATTGTTGCGTATGAAACCAACATTCCGCCGATTATGCCGAACAATTCTGCTATCAGCACGACCATTGGAACAGTTACTGCTGCTGCAATAATTCTGGGTGCAAAATAATATCCTACAGGATTTACTTTCAATGTTTTCATTGCATCTACTTGAGATGTGACTTTCATATTAGCGATTTCAGCACTTATTGCTGTTCCGGCTCTTGCACTAATCGCTAAAGCTGCAAATCCCGGTGCTATTTCTCTAATCAAAGCAATAGCCAGAAATCCGCCTACGTAGTTTTCTGCTCCGCTCATCAAAAATTGTTTGGAAACTTGAAGTGCTATGACAACAGCTGCGATAAACACTATGATAAGTGCTATCGGCAGCGAGTCATAACTAATCATTGCTGCTCTGCTTATTACAGAGCCAAACTTTACATTTTTGTCAAAAATGTATTTGATTGATGTTATTAGGTTTTGAATACAAAGTCCTAAAAAATTAATCATAAATAGGTGTGCACCATTTTTTGTATTTTTCGACTTTGCCTTTTACAACATCAAAGTATAATTTTTGAATTTTGTCAGTAATAGGTCCGACTTCTCCTGTTCCAACGAGTCTATTGTCAATCTTAGTTATAGGACTGATTTGAGCACCTGTGCCACAGTAGAAAGCTTCGTCAGAGATATAAAGTTCTGTTCTGTCGATTTCTCTTTGAACAGTTTCTATGCCTAAGTCTTTTGCAATCTCAATAATTGTGTTTCTGGTAACGCCAACCAAAATATTATCAGTGGTATTTGAGGTTACGAGTTTGCCGTTTTGAACCAAGAATAAGTTCATTGCAGAGCCCTCTGTCACGTGTCCGTCCGGTGAAAGAACGATAGCATCGTCAAAACCGGCCATTCTTGCGTCGGTTACGATAAGAGCTGTATTTGCATAACAACCGGAAACTTTTGCACGTGGCGGAATTGCATTGTCATCAGAACGTTTCCAGCTTGAAACGCAAACGCTCAAACCTTTTGATGTATCAATATAATCACCCAATGGAATTGTGAAAATTAAAAGTGAATCAGGGTTATCAATTAAGCCGGGTCCGATTTTTAACGCACTTTTATAAATTTGTGGTCGCATATAAGCATCTGCTTTATAGTCGTTTTTCTTGAATAGTCCTCTTGCTAATTCTACAAGCTCATCAGCTGTATATTTTGTATGCATGTGCATGATTTTTCCGCTGCGGATTAATCTTTCCATGTGTTCTTTTACTCTAAACGCATACATTTGGTTTTCTTCTTTGTTGTAGTATGCACGAATACCTTCGAAAACAGATGTTCCGTACAAGAATGCGTGATTTCTGACAGGGATGGTGGCTTCACTCATTTTTACATATTCGCCATCCATAAAAACTAAATCATCTTTGGTCACTATAGTGCCTCCTTTTTTATTTCGGTTGTGCTAGTCTATTCTAGCATATATTTCAACTTTGGAGTAAATTTTTAACATACTTTTAATACAGCGATTAGACGATTTTATCCACAAAAAAAGCTTCCTATAAAGAAAGCTTTTTTAATAAAATAATTATTTTTGTTTCGTTTCTATTTTTTTATAAACGCTATTTTGTTCTTGCTTTGTCTCTTTGGGAACAGCCATAAAATAAGGGTTTTGATATGTTTTATATGCTTGAGTTTTAGAATCGGCTATTTTAGTTGGAGTTTGAGCGGTTCCGTTTTGATTTGGAGTTTCAGGTTTTGTTTCTGCCGCTTTAGCGTTTCTGTTTTTGAACTTTTTCTTAGTAATGTGTTCGTTTATCTTTGGTAAGGCGAAGCCTAAGAAAGCAGGTACTAATACGCACATTGATAAGAAGTCGAATTTGCTGTTAAGAGCTTTTGCTTTGTGTAAAAATTCGTTATAAATTGTTTTGCCGTCAGCACCAATGTTGTTTTTAAATAAGCCGTACAAATCATCAATATCTTTTGATTTATTGGTAACCGCTTTTTTAATTGAGTCGGAAATAGTTTTGTTGTCTGCTTTTGCAAAATTTTCGGCACCGCCACAGATATTTTCGAGTAATGTTTTAGATTTATCGGTAGTGCTGAATATTTTTTTCAAATTGCCGCCTTGGTTATCGACAAATTCGCAGAAGCCTTCAATACCTTTTTTGTAGTCTTCAAGGTTACTGTATTTTGAAGTTAAGGCGTCACTTTTAAGTATTTGGATACCTTTTACGGGTTTAAGATAGTCTAAGAATTTTCCTATAGGAGTTTTGGCTTTAAATGCGTCGTCTTTAATCGCTAGTACATATCCTGATTTTGCTTCTGAGCTTTTTGTGAAAAGTTTTGCTAAAGCTCTGGCTCCAAAACCCATTGTTGCAATTGAGATAGTATCACGTCTTATGATTTCTTCACGGTCATAATTGTCTTGAGCTTGGACAATTCTGGGGGCTAAAACTCCACCAAGCATTGCAGTCATTAACATCGGAAATGACATATCTACGCCATCAAATTCTATGGTCTTTGCAATTTTTGATAATCCTGAACCATTGACAATATTATCTGCCATTTTTGCAGGATTCATACCGAAAGATGGTTGTTTTGCATTTGTTTGTTTTTTATCTGTTTCCGTTGTTTCTTGAGTTTGGTTAGGTTTTGTTGCTGTTTGGCTATTTGCAGTTGGAACAGCTCCTTGTGCTTGTTGTTCTTCAAGACCTCTTAAAGCAGGATTGTCTTTACTTATATTGTATAATTTAGGAATAATAGACAAAAATCCCATTACGGCAGCCATCATTCCGATGTTTACGCCAAATCTTGTATTTATTCTTTTTACGTTAAATTTGTCAACGAATTTGCCTACAGTTTCAACAAAGTTTTCAGGTGCTTTTGTAAAGTTTTTTTGGGTTTGTTTTATCGCATCATCGCTGTAGTCTGCGATATGAGATACCATTTTTTTGAAGGTTGTTGCGATTGAGCCACCTTCAACTTTTGCATTTTTGATTTTTGCTGTCAAAAAGTCTGAAGTCGGATTGTCGGCGTATTTTTTAGTTAATTTAACAAATTTTTCCGCAACGTCGTTTAAGGCATCTTGTTGAGAGCCTTCAACTCTTATGCCTCGCATATTTGTTATTAAGCCTTTTTTCTTTTTGCTTCCTAAATTAATTAAGTCAGATGCGATTTCGTCTATTTCTTTTTCGACAATTTTGCCTTTTTGACCTGTGGTTTCTTCAATAATATTGGAAACAACATTTTTATAGAAATCTTTTTTAAGTTTTACTCCGTCGGTAATATTTTCGGGAGAAACAGTGTTTTTGTATATATCGCCCAAGCCTTTAATAAAAGCTGCCGGTACATTTGTCGTTTTTCCGATACCTCTTGTAAGTCCTGCAAGAGCCATGCTCGGTATTATAAACATGCTCGGACCTGTTGTGAATTCGCGAATAGCTTCTTTTAAAGCGAAAGTTGTATTCTTTTTACCTGCGTTTTCTTTTTTATTACGTGTTAAGCCCGCAATCGGGCGTGGCAAGTTGGTTCCAAGTGTATCTTGGATACAAAAAGATGCAAAGAGTCCTCCTCTTTCGATTGCATCCATGACATTTATTACGACTGAGTCGACGCCTAATCCTTTGAAGTTAGGATTGTAATGTGATTTTGCCTGTTCCCCTTGTCGCACTTTCGTTTGCGGCTGTTGTGTAATCTGCTCTGAAATACGCATAAATATACCATTCTATTGTCTATACTTTATTAAAATAAGCTGAAAATTTTTATTGCCTTTTTGTGCTCTCATGTTAACAGTTATTTTACAAAGATTAACATTAAGTGTACTTAGTATACTTATTAATTTGAAACTTCTCAACACCTAGTATATCCCTTATTCATATATGTTTACAATTTTTGTCTTCATGTTAGAAATTGTAAAAAAAATATGCCAGCATATTAGTGATGTCTCTTTTACTAATTTTTACTTCTTCCTTAAGGTGTTCTTTAAGGAAGTTTTTTTAACTTGAAAAAAATATTATTCTTAATGTATAAAAATCTTGCTAGGCATTTCTATTGAAAAATGCGGCTACTTCTTTGTTTGAAAGCGTTTTTGATATCGGACGTCCATGCGGGCATGTGTATGGGTGTTTCGTCTTTTTCCAGTTTTTGATAAGTTCTTCCATTTGCCACAAGTTTAGATGCTCACCAGCTTTTACTGCTGCTTTGCAGGACGTTGTTATTAAAATTTTTTCTTCTAATGAATCAAGGTTGCCTTTTATATTAACTAAAAGCTCTGCTACTATATCTACAGGTTTTATGTGGGCTATAATTTGAGGGACTTTCCTGAATATAATTTGTGTAGCTGAAATTTTTTCGATTTGATAACCGAAAGACATCAATTTGTCTTTGGCTTGCATAAGGAGCTCTACTTCGCTGGTTTCAAGATTTAAAATATCAGAAATTAAAAGAAGCTGTGAAGCGTTATTTTTATTGCTTTTGAGCTTTTCATAGATATATCTTTCGTCAGCAATATGTTGGTCTACAATCTCAAGTCCTGCTTTAGTTTCAATCAAAATGTAGGTGTTATAATACTGACCGATTATGTTATAGTCACGAGAGTCTTCCGTCTGGGGTTCAAGTTCTATTTTAAAGCTTTTTTGTGGCACTGGCGATTGGCTCTCTTTTACAGGGAAAATCTGTGGTGCAGAATATCTTTCTGTATTTATTGTTGCCGTATCATTTTTTTCTGTTATATAAACAGCATTGTCTGATTCTTTTGAAGTTTGGGTAAAAGGTAAAATATTAATGTTTTCTGTTTCCTTATCGGTAGAATAAGTCCGATTTGAAAGGGCTAAATCTATTGCACTATATAAAAAATTGAATATTTGATTAGGGTTTTTATATCGAACCTCTCTCTTTGTCGGGTGGGCGTTTACGTCCACATCAGAAGTCGGAATTTCTAAATTTAACACGACGAACGGATATTTCCCATGCGGAAGCATGTTTTTGTATGCTAAATCGATTGCTTTTAGCAAGATAGGACATTTAACCATTCTTGAATTTATAAAGGTATAAATTGCTTTTTTGCTTGAACGGGTATAGGCAGGAGTGCTAGTATAACCTGTAATCTTAAGCTTTGAGAGCTCGTCTGTTTTCTCAATGGGTCTTAAAAATTCAACAAATGAGCTTGAATATATTTCGTTTATCCTTGTTAAAAGGTCAGAATTTTGTCCTGTTGAAATTATATTGTTGCCGTTGTTTTTCAGGACAAAAGCTACTTCAGGGTGCGATAAAGCAATTGATTGCATTAATTCTTGAATGTAAGCAAATTCTGTTTTTGCACTTTTTAAAAATTTTAGTCTTACGGGTTGGTTAAAAAACAAGTCTTTAACTTCCATTATCGTGCCTATGGCACAGCCTGTTTGGGATTTTTTTACTACAGAGTTTTGCGATTCGACTCTCGTTCCGTATTCAAACTCTTTGGTTCTTGTTGTGCAGGTGACTTTTGCTATTGAAATTATGCTGGCAAGTGCTTCTCCTCTAAAGCCAAGCGTGTGAATATTCCATAAGTCATTTTCGTTGGAAATTTTACTTGTAGCATGCTTTGAAAAAGCAAGTTCAATGTCGTCAGGATGAATGCCGGAGCCGTTATCTGCAATTCTTATATCTCTACATTCGTTGGAAATCGAAACCTCAATTTTTGTTGCACCTGCGTCGACAGAGTTCTCAACAAGCTCTTTCACTACTGATGACGGGCGTTCTATTACTTCCCCCGCTGCTATCTGGTTGATTACATGTATTGATAATTGATTAATTCTTTTCATTGCTTTTATTTTAATATAATATATTGACTATGGATAGTTTGAAACAAGATTATGTTAAGAAAAGAAAGATTTATCGAGATATCTTTTTTAAATCGGAAGACTCTATAAAAAAAGTGCTTTTAGCCTTAAAAGTAAAACATTTCTGTACTAATTGCAAAGATGTTTGCGAATTTAAGCAGGCTGAAAATCTACTTTTTGCAAAATTACCTCCCGAATGCTCCTACAAAGAATGGCAAAAAGAAGCACTCTCTAAATTGAAAAATGAAATATCTCGTGATATTTATGTTCGCCTGCAACAAATTTTGGCTTACAGAGAGGATTTCCACTGCGAAAAATGTGCCTTGTGTTGCAATTTCGCTTGCAGCGAATTTTCTCCTTCTGAATTAAAACAAAAGGCTGACAATGGTGACAAGTTCGCAACTCAGTTCCTGAGTGTTTTTATTCCTTATGAAAATATTGATGAAGCTAAAAAAATCTACCCAGAATACGTTTCACTTTTAGAAGCTAAATACGGTGATACTGAAAGTGTCTATTTCTATCATTGCCCCAAATTGTCTGAAAATAATTTGTGCAATGATTATGAAAATCGTCCAGATGTTTGTAGAGATTTTCCGAATAATCCTTTAGCGATTTTGCCCGATTCGTGCGGGTTTAAGCCTTGGAAAGACGAAATCGAAGTCATCGCACTTTCTTTGCATGCTCTTTTGGAAATTGTTGAGTATTATATCGAAAAAATTGAAAAGGCTTTTTTGTAAATTAAAAAGCAGAGGCAAAAGACCCCTGCTCTTTATACAAGATGTTTGCAATCTTAATAATTAGCTTTTTTAAGGAAGAAATATGATTGCGGGTGATTACATACAGGACAAACTGTTGGAGCTTCTTTCCCTACATACAAGTGTCCGCAGTTTGAACATTCCCAAACAGACTCATCTTCTCTTACAAAAACTTTTCCTTCTTTTATGTTCGCTAAAAGATTGCGGTATCTTTCTTCGTGAGCTTTTTCGATTTCGGCTACCTTTTCAAAAAGAACGGCAATTTTTTCAAAGCCTTCTTCACGAGCTTCTTTTGCGAATTTAGCATACATATCTGTCCATTCGTAATTCTCGCCGTTAGCAGCTTCTTCAAGGTTTTTAATGGTGTCGTCAATAGAGCCGCCATTTAATAATTTGAACCAAATTTTTGCATGTTCTTTTTCGTTATTCGCTGTTTCTTCAAAGAATTGACCGATTTGGACGTATCCGTCTTTTTTAGCTTTAGATGAAAAATAAGTATATTTATTGCGGGCTTGGGATTCTCCTGCAAAAGCTTCCATCAAGTTCTTTTCTGTTTTTGAACCTTTTAAATCCATATTAGACTCTCCTTTACTAACCGGTGTCTGAGTTATTCGATAGTATTTTTCTCGCATTTACTTTGGCATTCAGGACAAACGCCTCTGAATGTAATTTCGTGTTTAATTACTTTAAAGCCAGTTTTTTCTTCAAGTTTTTCGCATATATCCGGTGCAATATCAGCAGGAACATCAAAAATTCTGCCACATTCAATACATATTAAATGATAATGCTCAAAAGTATTGTGGTCAAAGTGATCACTGGCTTCAAGCCCTTCTATTTTTTTTATTACCCCTAACTCGGCAAGTTTATTCAAATTTCTATAAACTGTTGCAAGGCTTATGTTTGGGTAGGTTTTTTTTAAAATATTATAAATATAGTCTGCAGAAGGGTGAACCACATTTTGGGTAAGCGTTTCAAGAATTAGTTCACGTTGTTTCGAATAATTCATCTAACCACCTAAAATAATAACTATTATCATTTTGACTTATTTTCGCAACTTTGTCAATGGTTTGTTAATTTTTTTCAACATTACTTTTTGATAGCAGAGCAGGCTTTTTTAATGGGATTATAAATCCGAAAGTGTTGCCTTTCCCTTTTTCGCTTATAGCTATCATTTGTCCGCTATGTTTTTTAATTATTTCTTTTGACAAATAAAGCCCCAATCCATTACCGATTTGTCTGAATTTTGTTGCGTTTGAGATGTATTTTTCAAATAAACCTTGAAGTTCTTCCTTGTTGATATACAAGCTGTCATTGTGTACCGTGAACTTGAAATCTTCCTCGTCATTAGAGAGTCGTATGGTTATTTTTGTGCGAGATGTAGTATAAGAAACGGCATTTGAGATAAGGTTTGTTATTACTCTTTTTAGCTCTATTTTATCCCCTTCGATAAAATTTTGAGTAAGATTGTTTTCAACAATGACTTTTTGTTCTCTTTCTTCAATGAGATAAGCTAACTCAGTAATGCTGTTGTTGACTATGTCCATAACCTCAAATGGTTCATATTGCAGAATGTATCGCCCGTCTTCTTGTTTGTATGTTGTGAGAATCGTTGAAATCATGTTTTTCATGAATTTACAAGAGTTCATTGTTTGTTTTAGTATGACTTTTTGTTCTTTCGTAATATCTCCGAAATGACCGTCTAAAGTTAGTTGCAAAGCTCTTATTTGTGCTGAAACAGGAGTCTTTAAGTCATGTGTCAGTGTTGCAATGAATGTTTCTTTTTGCTTCTCATTTTCTTTATATATAGTTATATCTCTGACTATAACAACAAAATCTGTTACTTTCCCTCTACCGTTTAGCACAGGGGCTTTGTGAATTTCGCCATGGAATTTTTTACCCGCTAAATCTAATGTTAAATCTTTTATTATAGCTTTTTTGTCGAAAGTTATTTGGTTATCTTCTTTTCGACATTGTTCAAGTTGAGCTTCAGGAAGATAATTCTCTAGAGAAATTGGGTCCATATTGTTTTCATCAATATTTAATATTCTTTTTAGCTCTCGGTTTCCGAATATAATGTTGTTATCAATATTTTTAATGAATGCTATATAAGGCAAGTTCTCAAAAAAAGCAACAAGAAGTGATTGCTTTTGCATAACTTCCATACGCAAAAGTTCTCTTTGGGTTACATCTCTGCCTATTCCCATTAAACCTTTAAGCTCTCCATTAATAAAAAAAGGTGCTTTTACGATTTCTGCAACAATAGGTTTATTTGATAAAGTTCGAATTCTTTGTATATATTTGAATTGTTTTTGGCTTTTTAAAACAAATTCATCATTTTCTTTAATCAATCGTGCTGTTTCTTGCTCCAAAAGGTCTTTGTCTGTCAATCCAATAACGTTTTCTTTTTTGCCGAATTCATTAAAATCTATGAATGCTTTATTACAGTCTATGTATCTAAAGTTCGTATCTTTAAGAAAAATCAAGTCAGGACAATATTTGAAGATATCTGATATTATTACTTTTTGCTCTGTGTATTTTTTAAATAAAAAGCTGTAATCTTTATGTTGTATATATATCAATCGAAGAAAAACAATAAGTATAATGAGCAAAATTGCATCTATAATTTTAACCTCAATGTAGGGAATAATGAAGCCGGCGATGACCAATATGATTCCTGTAATGGTTAGTATGTTTACCGTTGTTTTTTTATTCTTAAACATATATGACCTTATTGCTTGTCTAGTGCTGTTCAACCAAGTTTAATTTAGTTGCTTTTACTGCGGCTTGAACCCTGTCTTGAACATCTAGTTTTACTAAAATACTCGCAACATGTGCTTTTATTGTATGGGTGCTTACCATTATTTCCGTTGCGATTTCAGGGTTTGTCTTACCTTGAATCATTAGTTTTAATACTTCTTTTTCTCTGTCTGAAAGTTTTATGTCATTATTTGGTACAGGGTATAGATTGTTAATGTTTGATATGTCTGGTCTGGGCATGTATTTTGCCGGAATTGAGGCAACCTGAGAGTCTAACCATAAAGCACCTTTTGTTACACTGGCTATAGCATTCACTATGGTTTCATCGTCAGGGTCTTTCATGCAATAAGCGTCAGCTCCTGCTGAAATTGATGCTAAAACTGTATCATCTTTTTCATGTGAAGTGAGGACTATTATTTTTGTAGAAGGATATTTTTCTTTCAATAACTTTGTTGCTTCGATTCCATTCATTCCCGGCAATCCTAAGTCCATAAAAATAATATCGGCAACTTCTTTTTGCATTGCTAATATACATTCTTCTGCCGCTTCAAAATCTCCGAGGATTTTTAATCCTTTAATTCCTGCCAATGTGTGTTTTAAACCGACTCTTGTAAGGAGATAATCTTCGACTATATAAATTGAAATTTTATTCATATAGATATGTCCTCGTATAACTTCACAGAAGTTACCACTGGTAACTTAATATA
Protein-coding regions in this window:
- the mutL gene encoding DNA mismatch repair endonuclease MutL yields the protein MKRINQLSIHVINQIAAGEVIERPSSVVKELVENSVDAGATKIEVSISNECRDIRIADNGSGIHPDDIELAFSKHATSKISNENDLWNIHTLGFRGEALASIISIAKVTCTTRTKEFEYGTRVESQNSVVKKSQTGCAIGTIMEVKDLFFNQPVRLKFLKSAKTEFAYIQELMQSIALSHPEVAFVLKNNGNNIISTGQNSDLLTRINEIYSSSFVEFLRPIEKTDELSKLKITGYTSTPAYTRSSKKAIYTFINSRMVKCPILLKAIDLAYKNMLPHGKYPFVVLNLEIPTSDVDVNAHPTKREVRYKNPNQIFNFLYSAIDLALSNRTYSTDKETENINILPFTQTSKESDNAVYITEKNDTATINTERYSAPQIFPVKESQSPVPQKSFKIELEPQTEDSRDYNIIGQYYNTYILIETKAGLEIVDQHIADERYIYEKLKSNKNNASQLLLISDILNLETSEVELLMQAKDKLMSFGYQIEKISATQIIFRKVPQIIAHIKPVDIVAELLVNIKGNLDSLEEKILITTSCKAAVKAGEHLNLWQMEELIKNWKKTKHPYTCPHGRPISKTLSNKEVAAFFNRNA
- a CDS encoding YkgJ family cysteine cluster protein, which translates into the protein MDSLKQDYVKKRKIYRDIFFKSEDSIKKVLLALKVKHFCTNCKDVCEFKQAENLLFAKLPPECSYKEWQKEALSKLKNEISRDIYVRLQQILAYREDFHCEKCALCCNFACSEFSPSELKQKADNGDKFATQFLSVFIPYENIDEAKKIYPEYVSLLEAKYGDTESVYFYHCPKLSENNLCNDYENRPDVCRDFPNNPLAILPDSCGFKPWKDEIEVIALSLHALLEIVEYYIEKIEKAFL
- a CDS encoding rubrerythrin family protein, with translation MDLKGSKTEKNLMEAFAGESQARNKYTYFSSKAKKDGYVQIGQFFEETANNEKEHAKIWFKLLNGGSIDDTIKNLEEAANGENYEWTDMYAKFAKEAREEGFEKIAVLFEKVAEIEKAHEERYRNLLANIKEGKVFVREDESVWECSNCGHLYVGKEAPTVCPVCNHPQSYFFLKKANY
- a CDS encoding Fur family transcriptional regulator, with protein sequence MNYSKQRELILETLTQNVVHPSADYIYNILKKTYPNISLATVYRNLNKLAELGVIKKIEGLEASDHFDHNTFEHYHLICIECGRIFDVPADIAPDICEKLEEKTGFKVIKHEITFRGVCPECQSKCEKNTIE
- a CDS encoding PAS domain-containing sensor histidine kinase codes for the protein MFKNKKTTVNILTITGIILVIAGFIIPYIEVKIIDAILLIILIVFLRLIYIQHKDYSFLFKKYTEQKVIISDIFKYCPDLIFLKDTNFRYIDCNKAFIDFNEFGKKENVIGLTDKDLLEQETARLIKENDEFVLKSQKQFKYIQRIRTLSNKPIVAEIVKAPFFINGELKGLMGIGRDVTQRELLRMEVMQKQSLLVAFFENLPYIAFIKNIDNNIIFGNRELKRILNIDENNMDPISLENYLPEAQLEQCRKEDNQITFDKKAIIKDLTLDLAGKKFHGEIHKAPVLNGRGKVTDFVVIVRDITIYKENEKQKETFIATLTHDLKTPVSAQIRALQLTLDGHFGDITKEQKVILKQTMNSCKFMKNMISTILTTYKQEDGRYILQYEPFEVMDIVNNSITELAYLIEEREQKVIVENNLTQNFIEGDKIELKRVITNLISNAVSYTTSRTKITIRLSNDEEDFKFTVHNDSLYINKEELQGLFEKYISNATKFRQIGNGLGLYLSKEIIKKHSGQMIAISEKGKGNTFGFIIPLKKPALLSKSNVEKN
- a CDS encoding response regulator transcription factor: MNKISIYIVEDYLLTRVGLKHTLAGIKGLKILGDFEAAEECILAMQKEVADIIFMDLGLPGMNGIEATKLLKEKYPSTKIIVLTSHEKDDTVLASISAGADAYCMKDPDDETIVNAIASVTKGALWLDSQVASIPAKYMPRPDISNINNLYPVPNNDIKLSDREKEVLKLMIQGKTNPEIATEIMVSTHTIKAHVASILVKLDVQDRVQAAVKATKLNLVEQH